CGAATAGATTAGTCAATAGGTTTTTTTTGACTCTTTTGTTGAATTTTTCTATCTTTGCCAACTCTTTTTCCTCTGGGAAGGCTAATTTTTTTGTGCTATATTCGATGCATGGAAAAAAAACAATATATCTGTCCTAAATGTGGCTGTACCCACTACGAAAATGACCAGTTCCAGGCAACGGGTGGAAATTTTGCAAAGATATTCGATGTGCAAAACAAACGGTTTGTAACAATTTCCTGTTCGCAG
The sequence above is a segment of the Sphaerochaeta pleomorpha str. Grapes genome. Coding sequences within it:
- a CDS encoding zinc ribbon domain-containing protein, with translation MEKKQYICPKCGCTHYENDQFQATGGNFAKIFDVQNKRFVTISCSQCGYTELYKQQSSTGWNVLDFLMN